Genomic segment of Opitutaceae bacterium:
GGATTCAGAATCCGCAGCCAGCGAATGTAGCCACGCCGCTATGTCGGCGTGCCCGCGGCATCCTGTTTGAACGATGCACAGGCACATGCCCTCTTCCATTCGTACGATTCTTTGTGTCTTCCTACCTCACCGAGGAGTCCTCTCCCCTTTGGGTCCAAAGAGCGCAAACCTACATTGGAAACCCGGACCGACCTACAGGCCAACTCGAGGGAAAATCCTGTCCAAAGAGTCTGGAGAACGACGCAGCCGCAGAATCAATCCCGAACTGCAAAAACTCATCAAGATCGCCAGCATCTACAACACGCACCAATGACGCCAGTATCGCCTGCTCATTATGTACCTTGCGCAACCCAAGTACCTGCGCTAGCAATGAACTTCGATCGGATCCCAGAGAGAGTATTAGCCCCTCTAAACGTAGCGTTCGAGTCAATTTCTCAAGACCATAACCGCAGTTCAGATACTGGGAATCGTTCCCATCTAGCTCGGCCCAAGAAGTCGACTCCCAAGCTCGAAAAAGTGCATCTCTTGCAAATTCCCCTTCGGCAATCGAGGTGGTCAGGGCGATACACACATCTATTTGCTTCCAAACCTCCGAGTACTCCAAAGGATCTACTTTGCCACGTTCAACTTCGAGCTTCTTGACGATAGCACGACACTCATACGCCGCCGACTCGAAGGTACTCCTAATAGCTCTAGAATCTTGGACCCCTATCTCCGAGCAAACGGGTAGATCTGAAGAGTAGAAGATCATGTCCTCAACCACCGCGCGAAGGCGACCTACCAGATAGAATGAGAGTATTCTCCCCTCTGCGACAGGGATATCGTCGAGTCTATCAAGCAACGTCTTCACACTACCGCTCGGGCCACAGAGGCCGCTTGAAAAACTAAGAACAATCGCAAGGAATAATGTCGATTTGCTTATCATACTATAAAAATCCAAATCAAGGTCCGTAAGTCGGTAGCGGACCGCATTCGGAATAAAGGCGGTTCCTGAGGGCCGCAACCGCCAATTCGGATCCAGAACCTGTTATGTAGGGCGTAAAAAGGTCGAGTAAAGCTTGAGCATAGTTCATGCAACCCACCGGGTCCATGCGCTCACCTAATGTCTTCTCCACATCTTTAACTCTTGCACGCACTCTTGCTGGAAGCAACTCAAGTAAAGGACCGATTTGGTCAGCAACCTTGATCGCGTGAAGTGCGTTCGCAATAACGCCAAGACCTTTGGTGTCCAATTTGTTCGTTATGTCAAAGACGCGTGTTTTCTCGTAAAATGCATCGATGGTTTCGACTGATACGACGACACTGTTCGCCTGTGACGCGATTGCAGCTGTCTCTGCACGGATGTGAATTATCGACATATGAACAATCACCGCCTGGACCTCTTCGGGGGTAAGTGAGGAAAGAACCTTTAGTAACTCGCTCGCTAATTGACCGTCGATCCCTCCAACTAGCCCTATTATTGCATCAAGAGACCCGTCACTAATAGTTCCACTTTGGGCCTCCTCATCGGCGGCATTCCACCCCATGGCGATGGGACCGTGCCTGAGCGGAGCCGGGGTGCCGAGCCCGCCGAAAGTATCCGCGAACCGTGCACCCGCCCGCCAGGTATCCGTGTAGGTGTCGAACATCTTCGGGCGGTCCGGTCGTCCTCCGAAGATTTTGCCGAGGACATAATTCTCGAACATGCTGAACAGAGCATTCGCTACGAATAGGGTTGCTTCGCCGTCCACAAATTGCCCGAGGTGATCCCACCGGTTGACCGGATCGTTTCCACAATAGGCGTAGAGATTGAGACCGCCGTTTTCAGCGATGGGATCTCGTGAGATGAAGCGGCCCAATGACGGCGAATAGTAGCGGTGATTGTATTGGTAAAGACCGGTCTGGGTATCATACCATTTGCTGGCGAAGCGGATCGGATTGGCGGTCGCGTAGGTGCCGGCCGATTGTATCAACTCGCCGGAAGCCGAGTAGCCGTAGACAGCCGCAAAGGCGCCTGAATTCTTGATCAGACCGTGGACATTGCCGTTGGCGTCATAGACCGGCAGGTAGAAGGTGTACCCTTCGCTGATCATGAGCAGACCGCCCACGCCGCCTCCGCCGTGCAGGGTGCCGGTTGTGTCCAATCCCCAGGTGAAGGTGCGGACCAGGCTCAGGGTGCTTGGTCCGGCCAGTTCCGCGATCACGTTCCAGCCGTCATAGATGTAGCGGCGATCCGAGACGAGGATCCCATAGGACCGTTCGATCTTGCGGACCCGGCGGTTTTGGTAATCGTACTTGAATTCGAGATACACTCCGGAAGATGAATGCGCGGCCGTAGCCAAGCGGTTCTCCGCGTCCCAGGTGTAGGTCCAGACTCCGTCGCCGGTAAGGTTGCCGTCGGCATCGTGCGAAAACGAAATGCCGGCCACACTATCGTATTCGTTGCTGTTGTTGGGGACATAATCGCGAGAGACACCGTTTTTCCATTCGTCGTCGCGGTTGCCCTGCGAATCGTGATTCCAGATCCGCTGCCGATTCGGGATCAGGGCATTGTTGGACAAGTCTCGAGCCTGTGCGTTGTAGACTTCACCGCGGGCGGTGTAGAGGTATTCGTCCTTGA
This window contains:
- a CDS encoding RHS repeat-associated core domain-containing protein, producing the protein QKTSTRDDVSVELEYYPGTTFVKHKKQPELGGGGFQQTYYDAIGRVSMESINDSHQWKNKRYAYDTRGQLTHEWGSGQNPVEYEYNDYGWKTKMRLYRGTGVNWDNGTWPGSGQVYDQTTWSFTNTQGGVKTGLVFSKTDPGGSSVSFTYNDRGQVKTRTWARGVTTTYTYEESTGYRTGEIKKIDYGDSTPDVSFYYSNFNGKFSRTGRVRRVYDATGWHEFFHRSNDDQLQAQRLSSTWYGAQSSNSRQIYRSYDTLGRPSRVRLGWEDSAHAGNDLTTANLEVESIHYYSAVTGRLSKLTGHRPYIVGADFNYEYQPGSDQVSAVDGGWYVEGFRRETEWQSWREVIKKVETKWNTSLKGKFDYTLDDVGQSSNRSAIGSIFENLGYEEGIKDEYLYTARGEVYNAQARDLSNNALIPNRQRIWNHDSQGNRDDEWKNGVSRDYVPNNSNEYDSVAGISFSHDADGNLTGDGVWTYTWDAENRLATAAHSSSGVYLEFKYDYQNRRVRKIERSYGILVSDRRYIYDGWNVIAELAGPSTLSLVRTFTWGLDTTGTLHGGGGVGGLLMISEGYTFYLPVYDANGNVHGLIKNSGAFAAVYGYSASGELIQSAGTYATANPIRFASKWYDTQTGLYQYNHRYYSPSLGRFISRDPIAENGGLNLYAYCGNDPVNRWDHLGQFVDGEATLFVANALFSMFENYVLGKIFGGRPDRPKMFDTYTDTWRAGARFADTFGGLGTPAPLRHGPIAMGWNAADEEAQSGTISDGSLDAIIGLVGGIDGQLASELLKVLSSLTPEEVQAVIVHMSIIHIRAETAAIASQANSVVVSVETIDAFYEKTRVFDITNKLDTKGLGVIANALHAIKVADQIGPLLELLPARVRARVKDVEKTLGERMDPVGCMNYAQALLDLFTPYITGSGSELAVAALRNRLYSECGPLPTYGP